AGGGCGGCGCGGTTGGCCGCCGTGGCCGGATAGATCCCCAGCAGCGGCTGATCCCGACGTCCGTCATGGGCGGTGAGCAGGCTGCCGGCGGGAACGGCCGCCCCGCCTGCCTCTGTGCCACCTGCCTCCGTGCCGCTTACCTCCGTGCCGGCCGCGATCAGAGCCTCCAGGGTGGGCCGATCGAGCCAGGGCATGTCCACCGGGCAGAGCAGCAGGTGGTCGCCGGGGTAACGGTCCATCAGGCGGGCAAGGGCCGTGAGCGGTCCGTCCCAGGGGGGCGGCTCATCGAGCACCTCCACCGGAGCCGGAGCCAGCAGGCGATGGGCGCGGTGGCGGCTGAGCAGGCAGACGGGCCGCTCCAGGCTCAGCAACAGCCGCAGGCTGCGCTCCAGCCAGGTGCCGCCCTCGGGATGGGGCAGCAGCGCCTTGTCAGTGCCCATGCGCCGGCTGCCCCCCCCGCTCAGCAGACAGCAGCGCAGCGGTGCTGTGCTCATGCAGGGGGGGGCACCAGGGCCAGTCGCTGCTGCACGAAGCCTGCCACGCAGGCGGCGGCGGCCTCCCGCTCGCCATCACGGAACAGCTCGTGCAGGCTGCTCTCGAACCACACCACCTGCCGTTGCTCGGCCGGGCTGCCCAGTTCCTGCAGCAGGATCGCCACCGACGCCGGCGCCACCACCGGGTCGCGGCGGCCCTGCAGGATCAGCACCGGGGCCTGCACCGCCGTGAGGCGGGTGCGGGTGTGGCGGATGAAATCGAGCAAGGTGGCGATCGCCCCGATCGGCGCCCACACGTAGCTGGTGTCGCCGGCGGCCAGGGCCGGATCGGCGTAGCGCTTGCGCAGCGGCCAGCGCGGCAGCACAGCCAGGATCAGGGGCGCGAGCGGGGCCAGGGCCCCGCCTGGGGCCAGCGGGGAGGCGAGCTGGATCGGCGCCGACGCCAGCACCACGCTGTCGATCAGGGTCGGGTGGTCGGCGGCGAGCTGCAGGGCGATCAGGCCGCCCATGCTGTTGCCCACCACGATCACCCGCTCGGCCCGGCTGCACAGCTCCTCCAGGGCGGCATTG
The Synechococcus sp. MW101C3 DNA segment above includes these coding regions:
- a CDS encoding molybdenum cofactor guanylyltransferase — its product is MSTAPLRCCLLSGGGSRRMGTDKALLPHPEGGTWLERSLRLLLSLERPVCLLSRHRAHRLLAPAPVEVLDEPPPWDGPLTALARLMDRYPGDHLLLCPVDMPWLDRPTLEALIAAGTEVSGTEAGGTEAGGAAVPAGSLLTAHDGRRDQPLLGIYPATAANRAALRLYLAAGDRRLLGWLQRRGHRPVPLPAAALRNCNRPAAWPGPWLVSSQSIPPG
- a CDS encoding alpha/beta fold hydrolase yields the protein MAAAHLCRGESRSADVGAGQTGPSLPLSVSLAPLGVLLLHGFAGSPDSVRVLVAPLKALGVPLALPTLPGHGGASPEALRGVTWPAWMAAANAALEELCSRAERVIVVGNSMGGLIALQLAADHPTLIDSVVLASAPIQLASPLAPGGALAPLAPLILAVLPRWPLRKRYADPALAAGDTSYVWAPIGAIATLLDFIRHTRTRLTAVQAPVLILQGRRDPVVAPASVAILLQELGSPAEQRQVVWFESSLHELFRDGEREAAAACVAGFVQQRLALVPPPA